A single Epinephelus fuscoguttatus linkage group LG13, E.fuscoguttatus.final_Chr_v1 DNA region contains:
- the LOC125900235 gene encoding olfactory receptor 1P1-like, with the protein MDNASVVTFFRLSGLNYRMQHRIILFVLTLLCYSVIWIVDIVVIMTITVDRKLHEPMYIFLCNLCISGLYGTAGFYPKFLMDLLSTTHVISYAGCLLQSFVLHSSSGSDLSILAVMAYDRYVAICHPLMYHSVMTTQRISLLVAFSWLLPLLCMFTNTMTIFQSKLCSSHIPKLYCSNSLIDKLACSASIANTSIAHVNIAIYVVHFFFLLWSYMCLVRTCLTSQQGRKKFMQTCIPHLVSLISFAFAVLFDLMYTRFGSRMSSQGLQNFMAINVFLIPPVLNPLVYGLTLTKIHSRVLGFIQERKEIVETK; encoded by the coding sequence ATGGATAATGCCTCTGTAGTAACATTTTTTAGGCTTTCAGGATTAAATTACAGAATGCAACACAGAATAATTCTCTTTGTTCTCACTTTACTGTGTTACTCAGTTATTTGGATAGTAGATATTGTTGTGATTATGACCATCACTGTGGACCGAAAACTTCACGAGCCTATGTATATTTTCCTGTGCAATCTGTGTATCAGTGGACTTTATGGGACAGCAGGCTTTTACCCCAAATTCCTCATGGATCTTCTTTCTACCACTCATGTCATCTCTTATGCTGGATGTCTCCTGCAGAGTTTTGTGTTGCACTCATCTAGTGGAAGTGACTTATCAATTCTAGCTGTTATGGCCTATGACAGATATGTGGCTATATGTCATCCACTAATGTACCACTCTGTGATGACTACACAAAGAATATCTCTGTTAGTTGCCTTCTCTTGGCTTTTACCTCTTTTATGCATGTTCACTAACACAATGACAATTTTCCAGTCAAAGTTATGCAGCTCACACATACCTAAACTTTACTGTTCAAACTCACTAATTGATAAACTAGCTTGCTCTGCCTCCATAGCAAATACAAGCATTGCACATGTCAACATTGCTATTTATGTTgtccattttttctttcttttgtggtCTTATATGTGCCTGGTTAGAACATGTCTAACATCCCAACAGGGCAGGAAGAAGTTTATGCAAACATGCATTCCACATTTAGTCTCTTTAATCAGTTTTGCCTTTGCTGTGCTTTTTGATTTAATGTACACTCGATTTGGTTCGAGAATGTCATCACAGGGCCTTCAGAACTTCATggcaataaatgtttttttaattcctccAGTTTTGAATCCTCTGGTATATGGATTAACACTGACCAAAATTCACAGTAGAGTTCTTGGTTTTATccaagaaaggaaagaaattgTTGAGACAAAGTAA
- the LOC125899657 gene encoding olfactory receptor 52D1-like: protein MDNVSVLTFFVLSGLNYTVQHRIIIFALTLLCYSVIWIVNAALIITIIVDRKLHEPMHVFLCNLCINGLYGTAGFYPKFLMDLLSTTHVISYAGCLLQGFVLHSSACADLSFLAVMAYDRYVAICRPLVYHSVMTKQKVCVFVFFAWLVPIYLVFMGSVTTSRSRLCGSHIPRIYCINWLIGRLACSASIANVAIPAFNYTFYSGHFVFIIWSYVYLIRTCLTSRENMTKFIQTCLPHLFCLLIFIVCLLFDLLYMRFGSKDLPQSAQNFMAIVFLLIPPLFNPLIYGFKLTQIRNRIMEFLCGKHL, encoded by the coding sequence ATGGATAATGTTTCTGTACTAACCTTTTTTGTGCTTTCAGGATTAAATTACACAGTGCAACACCGAATAATTATCTTTGCTCTGACTTTACTGTGTTACTCAGTCATTTGGATAGTAAATGCTGCTCTCATCATAACCATCATTGTGGACAGAAAACTTCATGAGCCTATGCATGTATTCTTGTGTAACCTGTGTATTAATGGACTTTATGGAACAGCAGGCTTTTACCCCAAATTCCTCATGGATCTTCTGTCTACCACTCATGTCATCTCCTATGCTGGATGCCTTCTGCAGGGTTTTGTGTTGCACTCTTCTGCTTGTGCTGATCTTTCTTTTCTAGCTGTGATGGCCTATGACAGATATGTGGCTATATGTCGTCCTCTGGTGTACCACTCTGTGATGACTAAACAgaaagtttgtgtgtttgtattttttgctTGGCTTGTACCCATTTATTTGGTGTTCATGGGTTCAGTTACAACATCAAGATCAAGGTTATGTGGCTCACACATACCAAGAATCTACTGTATAAATTGGCTGATTGGTAGACTAGCTTGTTCTGCCTCCATAGCAAATGTTGCAATCCCAGCTTttaattatactttttattctggccattttgtctttattatttGGTCATATGTATATCTGATCAGAACATGTCTAACATCCAGAGAAAACATGACAAAGTTTATACAAACATGTCTGCCACATTTATTCTGTTTactcatttttattgtttgtttgctttttgatTTGTTGTATATGCGATTTGGCTCAAAAGATTTACCACAAAGTGCCCAGAACTTTATGGCAATTGTATTTCTGCTCATTCCTCCACTGTTCAATCCCCTCATATATGGTTTCAAATTGACACAAATAAGAAATAGAATTATGGAGTTTCTGTGTGGTAAACATCTCTAG
- the LOC125900237 gene encoding olfactory receptor 2K2-like encodes MMDNVSIITMFTLSGLNGTSNYRITLFALTLLCYCVILLVNLTIILTIIVDRKLHEPMYIFLCNLCINGLYGTAGFYPKFLMDLLSTTHVISYAGCLLQGFVLHSSASADFSFLAVMAYDRYVAICRPLVYHSVMNKQRVCVFVFFAWLVPCYLLFMSTITTSLPRLCGSHIPKIYCVNFLVSKLACSASIASIIIPAFNYTFYFGHCMFVAWSYIYLIKTCTTSRENRSKFMQTCVPHLFALTVVVASLLFDLLYMRFGSEELSQSVRNFMAMEFLIVPPIINPLIYGFKLTQIRNRIQSFMCRKSSVIRLKS; translated from the coding sequence ATGATGGATAATGTTTCAATAATTACTATGTTTACTCTGTCAGGATTAAATGGGACATCAAACTACAGAATCACTCTCTTTGCTCTCACTCTGTTGTGCTACTGTGTGATTTTGCTGGTAAATTTAACTATTATTTTAACAATTATTGTGGACAGAAAACTTCATGAGCCTATGTATATATTCTTGTGTAATCTGTGTATTAATGGACTTTATGGAACAGCAGGCTTTTACCCCAAATTCCTCATGGATCTTCTGTCTACCACTCATGTCATCTCTTATGCTGGATGCCTTCTGCAGGGTTTTGTGTTGCACTCTTCCGCTAGTGCTGACTTCTCTTTTCTAGCTGTGATGGCCTATGACAGATATGTGGCTATATGTCGTCCTCTGGTGTACCACTCTGTGATGAATaagcagagagtgtgtgtgtttgtgttttttgcttGGCTTGTTCCGTGTTACCTGTTGTTCATGAGCACAATAACAACATCACTGCCGAGGTTATGTGGCTCACACATACCGAAGATTTACTGTGTTAATTTCTTAGTTTCTAAACTAGCTTGTTCTGCCTCCATAGCAAGCATTATTATTCCAGCTTttaattatactttttattttggccATTGTATGTTTGTTGCCTGGTCTTATATATATCTGATCAAAACATGCACAACATCCAGAGAGAACAGGAGTAAATTTATGCAGACATGTGTGCCACATTTATTCGCTTTAACAGTTGTTGTTGCATCTTTGCTTTTTGATTTGTTGTACATGCGATTTGGCTCAGAGGAGTTATCACAAAGTGTCCGTAATTTTATGGCTATGGAATTTCTCATTGTTCCTCCAATTATCAATCCTTTGATATATGGTTTCAAATTGACACAAATTAGAAACCGAATTCAAAGTTTTATGTGCAGGAAAAGTTCAGTTATTAGACTGAAGTCATGA